CCAAACGGGTGGAAATTCGCGCCCTATTCGGAGCCCTCACTGGGATCGACCCGGACCCGGATTCCGCGGACGATCCCGGACCCGACGAGGTCGTTCGCGCGGTCGACGATGTCACTTTCGAGGTAGCGCAGCTGGCTCGCCCAGAGCGGGCTGTCGACCGCGATCGCGGCCGTTCCGTCGCGCACCGCCTCGAGTCGCGCGTGCGCGGCGACGTCGGTCCCGAC
The Acidimicrobiia bacterium genome window above contains:
- a CDS encoding DUF721 domain-containing protein, with amino-acid sequence MTGSVPERQTGSVPERQTGSVPERQTGEPVPIADALARVQAELGLPQSSVLRALTDRWDEVVGTDVAAHARLEAVRDGTAAIAVDSPLWASQLRYLESDIVDRANDLVGSGIVRGIRVRVDPSEGSE